One candidate division KSB1 bacterium DNA window includes the following coding sequences:
- a CDS encoding CopG family transcriptional regulator encodes MPYVNLNIPDKQLSKLDSIRKKLNKNRSVYIREAINYYIVKTEREFLAEQFNIASKKCRDESISVCNEFENIDLISE; translated from the coding sequence ATGCCATATGTAAACTTAAATATTCCGGATAAACAATTATCAAAACTAGATTCTATAAGGAAAAAGCTTAATAAAAATAGAAGTGTTTATATTAGAGAAGCTATTAATTATTACATTGTCAAGACTGAACGGGAATTCTTAGCTGAACAATTTAATATTGCATCAAAAAAATGTCGCGATGAAAGCATTTCTGTTTGCAATGAATTTGAAAATATTGATTTAATTAGTGAATAA
- a CDS encoding cupin domain-containing protein, whose protein sequence is MTIDRNQEHFYTKDTLKLQQAIPGAKFWSVALNKVMFTYFEVEPNIRFELHQHESEQITMVLLGTLYFEIANQIYPVKEGEVIAIPGEMFHTVFTKNEAVKAVDAWTTEGNPYENEAIN, encoded by the coding sequence ATGACTATTGATAGAAACCAGGAACATTTTTATACAAAAGATACATTAAAACTCCAACAAGCCATTCCAGGCGCAAAATTCTGGTCGGTTGCTTTGAACAAAGTCATGTTTACATATTTCGAAGTAGAGCCGAACATCCGCTTTGAGCTTCATCAACATGAGAGCGAGCAGATAACCATGGTTTTACTTGGTACGTTGTATTTTGAAATAGCGAACCAGATCTATCCTGTTAAGGAAGGCGAAGTCATTGCAATTCCTGGTGAAATGTTTCATACGGTATTTACGAAGAATGAAGCTGTGAAAGCGGTTGATGCCTGGACAACTGAGGGAAATCCTTATGAAAATGAAGCCATAAATTAA
- a CDS encoding 4Fe-4S binding protein has translation MTEQHNIESNHNSFNNLKIIRIFGLTLFITGLVIFTFTIFIGNYQITDDVLERAKAKVPADRLEKLTPLKDQIFSSKFVMLDEIEKYINDDNTVQPYQLGEYKFWLLKESTSGFLRDNTPLFLLLTIVMGSVGALIFFLPGLKQLPGIKNNHIFNSSTMNRGLIGIIIGIYLIGFYILLYWYPEYIVNMIILTDPVSQFLRNQPADRWFLYGLLYTFVIIVMGIRMFIKYRHSNYHLVRTTSIIFFQFGFAFMIPTLLERMNRPSMDFKNAWPLNYSFFTDWNLNSLTNSGNLGMFMLFWGIILAAIVVPLMTYFFGKRWYCSWVCGCGGLAETLGDPFRHLSNKSVKSWRIERWMIHTVLVFAVVMTFMQIVNYVSDGSLFGNYTWRVNQAYTFLIGSVFAGVIGTGFYPLMGNRMWCRFGCPLAAILGMVQKFKSRFVITTNGGQCISCGNCSTYCEMGIDVRWYAQRGQNIIRSSCVGCGICASVCPRGVLKLENTDPNKRYNVTLDDEMLAVSK, from the coding sequence ATGACCGAACAACACAATATTGAATCTAACCATAATTCTTTTAATAATTTGAAAATAATTCGAATTTTCGGATTGACACTTTTTATAACCGGCCTTGTGATTTTCACATTTACCATATTTATCGGCAATTACCAAATTACCGATGATGTGCTCGAACGGGCGAAAGCCAAAGTTCCGGCTGATCGTTTGGAAAAACTTACACCGCTCAAAGATCAAATATTCTCATCTAAATTTGTCATGCTCGATGAGATTGAAAAATATATCAATGATGACAATACCGTTCAGCCCTATCAACTTGGCGAATATAAATTTTGGCTGTTAAAAGAATCCACCAGCGGGTTTTTGCGGGATAACACTCCCCTATTTCTTTTACTGACCATCGTGATGGGCTCGGTTGGCGCTTTGATTTTTTTCCTACCCGGACTGAAACAACTGCCGGGAATTAAGAACAATCACATCTTCAATAGCTCTACCATGAACCGCGGATTAATCGGAATTATCATCGGCATTTACTTGATTGGCTTTTACATCTTGCTGTATTGGTACCCAGAGTATATCGTAAACATGATTATTTTAACCGATCCCGTCAGCCAGTTTTTGCGAAATCAACCGGCGGACCGTTGGTTTTTGTATGGTTTATTATATACTTTTGTAATAATTGTAATGGGCATTCGTATGTTTATCAAATATCGCCACAGCAATTATCATTTGGTTCGGACAACTTCAATCATTTTTTTTCAATTCGGTTTTGCATTTATGATCCCCACGCTTTTGGAGCGCATGAATCGCCCCAGTATGGATTTTAAAAATGCCTGGCCGTTAAACTATTCTTTTTTCACAGATTGGAATCTCAACAGTCTGACAAATAGCGGCAACCTTGGCATGTTTATGTTGTTTTGGGGTATCATTCTGGCGGCTATTGTCGTCCCATTGATGACTTACTTCTTCGGCAAAAGATGGTATTGTTCATGGGTGTGTGGCTGCGGTGGTTTGGCAGAAACCCTCGGCGATCCATTCCGTCATCTTTCAAATAAATCAGTGAAATCCTGGCGCATCGAGCGTTGGATGATTCATACCGTTTTGGTTTTTGCTGTTGTTATGACTTTTATGCAAATTGTCAATTATGTTTCAGATGGTTCGCTCTTCGGCAATTACACCTGGCGGGTCAACCAGGCATACACTTTCCTGATCGGGTCCGTATTTGCCGGTGTCATCGGAACCGGCTTTTATCCCTTAATGGGAAATCGAATGTGGTGTCGATTTGGTTGTCCCTTAGCGGCAATTTTGGGGATGGTGCAGAAATTCAAGTCCCGTTTCGTTATTACGACCAACGGCGGTCAATGTATATCCTGCGGTAACTGCTCCACCTATTGTGAGATGGGAATCGATGTACGATGGTATGCCCAGCGGGGACAAAACATCATCCGGTCATCCTGTGTGGGTTGTGGCATCTGTGCATCAGTTTGTCCGCGTGGAGTCTTAAAATTAGAAAATACTGACCCCAATAAGCGATATAATGTAACCTTGGATGATGAGATGTTGGCTGTGAGTAAATAA
- the arsM gene encoding arsenite methyltransferase, producing MSENKWSDDKIKEEVRNQYATLVTSEGSSSCCGPVDSFCSPTETMKGNLVKSAGYSDADLKNLPAEAVENSFGCGNPLAFAGVKEGQTVLDIGSGAGIDCFIAADKVGKSGKVIGLDMTPEMIRKATENALKGGYTQVEFRMGEAENMPVEDSSVDWVISNCVINLSPDKKKVFAETSRILKSGGQFSISDIVLGDDLPEFIANNIYAWTGCIAGAIKETDYLQGLRDAGLTDVEVESRIVFEESTLKGFMEKYEVQLNGEDGQSILKQVAGRIWSAKIVGKKS from the coding sequence ATGAGTGAAAACAAATGGTCAGATGATAAAATTAAGGAGGAAGTGAGAAATCAATATGCAACACTGGTTACTTCTGAAGGCTCCAGTTCGTGTTGCGGGCCTGTCGACTCATTTTGCAGCCCTACGGAAACTATGAAGGGTAATTTGGTAAAGTCTGCCGGCTATTCAGATGCGGACCTGAAAAATCTGCCTGCAGAAGCTGTGGAGAATTCCTTCGGTTGCGGTAATCCGTTGGCTTTTGCCGGGGTGAAGGAGGGACAGACAGTTTTAGATATTGGCTCCGGAGCGGGAATAGATTGTTTTATTGCTGCAGATAAAGTGGGGAAAAGCGGTAAAGTGATCGGTCTCGACATGACTCCTGAAATGATCCGAAAAGCCACTGAAAACGCACTAAAAGGTGGGTACACCCAGGTTGAATTTCGCATGGGAGAAGCAGAAAATATGCCTGTTGAAGACAGCAGCGTGGATTGGGTCATCTCCAATTGTGTGATCAATCTTTCCCCGGATAAGAAAAAGGTTTTTGCTGAAACTTCTCGAATATTAAAATCTGGCGGCCAATTTTCTATTTCTGATATAGTCCTGGGAGATGATCTGCCGGAGTTCATCGCCAATAACATTTATGCCTGGACCGGCTGCATCGCAGGAGCCATTAAAGAAACAGATTATCTCCAAGGTTTGAGAGATGCCGGATTGACAGATGTTGAAGTTGAATCCCGGATTGTCTTTGAAGAAAGTACGCTCAAAGGATTTATGGAAAAATATGAAGTGCAGTTGAATGGAGAAGATGGTCAATCCATTCTGAAACAGGTCGCTGGGAGAATATGGAGCGCTAAAATTGTGGGTAAGAAAAGTTAA
- a CDS encoding MarR family transcriptional regulator, producing MTLVKKYQFRDRNQIICCGVSVSQCYILEALQDGGLAMNELADKMHLQISTVTRVVEQLVQKGFVVREEDSDDRRKRTITLTESGKAMYQSIWQNIYKSELIILQQFPEEHRPMLIDFLKKLNQAVDHWQSCCVQPKNETSRK from the coding sequence GTGACCTTGGTCAAAAAGTACCAGTTTCGCGATCGCAACCAGATTATTTGTTGCGGAGTTTCAGTAAGCCAATGTTATATTTTGGAAGCTTTACAAGATGGTGGATTAGCCATGAATGAACTGGCTGATAAAATGCACCTTCAAATCAGCACTGTAACAAGGGTGGTAGAACAGTTGGTTCAAAAAGGATTTGTTGTTCGTGAAGAAGATTCCGACGACCGCCGCAAACGAACCATCACATTGACTGAATCCGGCAAGGCGATGTACCAGAGTATCTGGCAAAATATTTACAAGTCAGAATTAATCATTCTGCAGCAGTTTCCTGAGGAACATAGGCCAATGCTAATTGATTTTCTCAAAAAATTAAACCAGGCAGTTGACCACTGGCAGTCCTGTTGTGTACAGCCTAAGAATGAAACAAGTAGAAAATGA
- a CDS encoding NAD(P)/FAD-dependent oxidoreductase gives MVEQHLVIIGNGITGITTARHVRKLSDSSITVISNETDHFYSRTALMYIYMGHMGYEQTKPYENWFWQKNRIDLVRGAVTKIDTDQKELRLEDGRSIHYDRLVITTGSKSNKFGWPGQDLPGVQGLYSYQDLELLENNTKDCSHAVIVGGGLIGIELAEMILSRNIPLTILVRENYYWDNILPMEEARMIGNHVLEHGVDLMLNTNLKEMLAGKEGRVRAIVTQNGIEIPCDFVGLTPGVHPNIDLVKDTKVETNRGVLVNDYLETNIKDVYAAGDCAEIKVGGDSRNLVEQLWYTGRLQGLALAKTICGDRTQYDRGIWFNSAKFFDIEYQTYGFVSNVPVEGEETFYWEHPDKRQCVRFVYKSFSNELIGMNFFGIRMRQEVCQRWIKERRTIEFALENLREANFDPEFFHHYEQDILDDYNLKFGKQIQLKQKEGFFSRIFA, from the coding sequence ATGGTAGAACAACATTTAGTCATCATTGGAAATGGAATAACTGGCATTACGACAGCCCGACATGTCCGGAAGCTTAGTGATAGTTCCATCACGGTTATTTCCAACGAAACAGACCACTTCTATTCCCGAACTGCTTTAATGTATATCTACATGGGACACATGGGTTATGAACAAACCAAACCCTACGAAAACTGGTTTTGGCAAAAAAATCGTATCGACCTGGTTCGGGGAGCTGTTACTAAAATTGATACGGATCAGAAAGAGTTACGATTGGAAGATGGTCGATCCATCCATTACGACAGGCTTGTGATTACGACCGGATCCAAGTCCAATAAATTTGGTTGGCCGGGCCAGGATTTGCCTGGCGTGCAGGGGTTGTATTCGTACCAGGATTTGGAATTACTTGAAAATAATACAAAAGATTGCTCTCATGCCGTAATTGTTGGCGGTGGTTTGATTGGGATTGAGCTTGCTGAAATGATTCTATCCCGTAATATTCCTTTGACTATCCTGGTTCGGGAAAATTATTATTGGGATAATATCCTGCCAATGGAAGAAGCACGGATGATCGGTAATCATGTTTTAGAACATGGTGTTGACTTAATGTTAAATACCAATTTGAAAGAAATGCTGGCAGGTAAAGAGGGCCGTGTTAGAGCTATAGTAACACAAAACGGGATAGAAATTCCTTGCGATTTTGTCGGATTGACGCCAGGGGTTCATCCAAATATTGATCTGGTAAAGGATACAAAAGTCGAAACCAATCGCGGTGTGTTGGTGAATGATTATCTGGAGACCAACATTAAAGATGTTTATGCCGCCGGTGATTGTGCGGAAATAAAAGTAGGTGGCGATAGCCGAAATCTCGTCGAACAATTGTGGTATACAGGCAGATTGCAGGGTTTAGCCCTGGCCAAAACTATCTGTGGCGACAGGACCCAATACGACCGAGGAATTTGGTTTAACTCGGCCAAATTTTTTGATATCGAGTACCAAACTTATGGCTTTGTTAGCAATGTGCCAGTTGAAGGTGAGGAAACTTTTTATTGGGAGCATCCGGATAAACGGCAATGTGTTCGTTTTGTTTATAAAAGCTTCTCTAATGAACTGATTGGTATGAATTTCTTTGGCATACGTATGCGCCAGGAAGTTTGCCAACGTTGGATCAAAGAGCGGCGAACGATTGAGTTTGCCTTAGAAAATTTACGCGAAGCCAATTTCGATCCTGAATTTTTTCACCACTATGAGCAAGATATCTTAGATGATTATAACCTAAAGTTTGGCAAACAAATTCAGCTAAAACAGAAAGAAGGTTTTTTTAGCCGAATCTTTGCATAG
- a CDS encoding choice-of-anchor B family protein, translating into MWSEIIKNSRQLFALIFLLFFFTIDPLFGQQQNQLLTSQTQSKPNIIYQGADGQMVNGIRCATRPSSLEERLRLQEGARSWIERFGPVNRQSIVIIPVAFHIITDADGVTGDVTDQQIMAQVDTLNSGFVSSNFQFSLFSIDRTANANWYNDNDEVGYKTALAVNLTTTLNIYTNNPPNNILGYSYLPSGLPENDILHGVVVLYSTLPGGTATPFDEGDTGTHEVGHYLGLLHTFDPEPNGCNVPGDIIDDTPDEETAATGCPSGRDTCPTVGVDPIHNFMDYVDDACMYEFTPGQSQRMDEQVAMFKPALLQGASAQLTLAENGGGQATDAFDGSGSVSSVQLFRFSLTASGEAANIGSSLTFGIATTGIVAGDFANLQLIQDTNNNGGVDTGENPVGSIENPLDISNGITFSSFTVPVGTMGYIFTGDVNNLVEGDQLTVSLPVGNITNVTGDPSGDPITPTGSVSSATHIETQTIDALVWNPTGATAAQMVVNRAVKVRGKPISRIETQKSIQLALASTTEIAAALDALGISNMTVTSLTTVNLPDFTYLFAVLGQYPGNFVIPANSADATAIENFIAAGGNIYLEGGEVWFWDPPNRSGHDFGPTFGINAVADGALGGELNRILGSDFAQSQDFDYNVGTDNYPDHIDPTDTGFLIQSNNTPAFNCGIANILVQGEASKTGSRLVNSANSRTIGTSFEFGQLVDGVSPATRTELMQTYIEFFDGGGIVQDLTLAENGGGQATDTFTSSASVSSAQLFRFSLTASGEAANIGSSLTLGITTTGIVTGDFANLQLVQDTNNNGGVDTGENAVGTLENPLDINNGITFSSFTVPLGTMGYIFTGDVNNLTAGDQLTVSLPVGNITNVTGATSGQPIIPTGSVSSATHLVDGFTPQGSPNVTFLDNVNDYPSVGYNDCWGYTAPDGREYALLGVQNGTSIIDITDSGNAAEVVFISSPTSIWKDIKTFQNFAYVVNETSGGMQIIDLSNLPNSATLVGTYTGISTSHNIYIDEANAILYAEGSASEPVRTISLANPINPVQISQFGIECHDIYARDGIVYVSEGTLGSIGIFDLAVPATPVFVERIQIPNAGYVHNAWLSDDGNFLMTTEETQGKTVKLFDIQDLGNASITDEYLGPGNLAHNAHIKGNFAYISHYADGLRIVDITDPNNIFEAGFFDTSPSGGGFNGAWGAFPFFPSGKILISDIQSGLYVVSFDPGSPPSPLVFRVERSTGDVFAQGSFIPSGADLAERINVSEPVEAGDIVELDPTVPGYYRKARGNSQLIAGIITTDPGFILGNNPVEMDAASASVEVKTSKIKISSRPMLVLMGRVPVKATTENGQIHPGDLLTISNKPGFAMRCAEAKECEGVIIGKALEGLESGEGLILVLVMAH; encoded by the coding sequence ATGTGGAGTGAGATCATTAAAAATAGCAGACAACTATTTGCATTAATTTTTTTATTATTTTTTTTCACAATCGACCCACTGTTTGGTCAACAGCAAAACCAGTTATTAACTTCACAGACTCAATCCAAACCCAATATCATTTACCAGGGGGCTGATGGCCAGATGGTCAATGGCATACGCTGTGCCACCCGCCCATCAAGCCTTGAAGAAAGACTGCGGCTCCAGGAGGGTGCCCGGAGTTGGATTGAACGATTTGGCCCGGTCAACCGGCAAAGCATTGTCATAATTCCGGTGGCGTTTCACATCATCACCGATGCCGATGGCGTTACAGGAGATGTTACCGATCAACAAATCATGGCCCAGGTGGATACCTTAAATTCAGGTTTTGTCAGTTCCAACTTTCAATTTAGCCTGTTCAGTATAGATCGCACCGCGAATGCCAACTGGTATAACGATAATGATGAAGTGGGATATAAAACGGCCCTGGCTGTCAATCTGACTACCACATTAAATATTTACACCAACAATCCACCTAATAATATATTAGGTTATTCTTATTTACCTTCAGGTTTACCGGAAAATGATATTCTCCACGGTGTAGTAGTTTTGTATTCAACGCTTCCCGGCGGTACGGCAACTCCTTTCGACGAAGGTGATACCGGCACTCACGAAGTCGGACATTACCTGGGATTGTTACATACCTTTGATCCGGAACCAAATGGATGCAATGTGCCCGGTGACATTATAGATGATACACCAGATGAAGAAACCGCAGCAACTGGTTGCCCGAGCGGTCGAGATACTTGCCCAACTGTTGGTGTTGACCCTATTCATAATTTTATGGATTATGTAGACGATGCCTGTATGTATGAATTCACACCGGGGCAGTCGCAGCGAATGGATGAGCAGGTGGCAATGTTCAAACCAGCATTGCTTCAAGGTGCTTCAGCTCAACTAACGTTAGCAGAGAATGGCGGAGGACAGGCTACAGATGCATTTGATGGATCAGGTTCTGTTTCATCTGTACAACTTTTTCGATTTAGTCTAACGGCATCAGGAGAAGCAGCTAATATTGGCTCAAGCTTAACCTTTGGAATAGCGACAACAGGAATAGTGGCGGGTGATTTTGCCAACCTTCAACTGATACAGGATACAAATAACAATGGAGGTGTAGATACAGGAGAAAATCCAGTAGGCTCAATAGAAAATCCATTGGACATCAGTAATGGAATTACCTTTTCTAGTTTCACAGTGCCAGTGGGAACTATGGGATACATCTTTACAGGAGACGTGAACAATTTGGTAGAAGGAGATCAATTAACGGTCTCATTACCAGTGGGAAACATAACCAACGTCACTGGAGATCCGAGTGGAGATCCCATCACACCGACAGGCTCAGTAAGTTCAGCGACACATATAGAAACACAGACAATCGATGCTTTGGTTTGGAACCCTACAGGAGCAACGGCGGCCCAGATGGTAGTCAATCGAGCAGTAAAAGTTAGGGGTAAACCCATATCGAGGATTGAAACACAGAAGAGCATTCAGCTAGCGTTAGCGAGTACCACTGAAATTGCTGCAGCGTTGGACGCCTTAGGCATATCGAATATGACAGTGACAAGCCTGACGACGGTGAACTTGCCTGATTTCACCTACCTTTTTGCTGTTTTAGGACAGTATCCTGGTAACTTTGTGATCCCGGCAAACAGTGCCGATGCAACTGCCATTGAGAATTTCATCGCTGCAGGTGGAAACATATACCTGGAAGGTGGTGAAGTGTGGTTCTGGGATCCCCCAAACCGTAGTGGCCATGATTTTGGACCTACTTTTGGAATTAATGCCGTAGCTGATGGTGCACTTGGCGGTGAGTTGAATAGAATCCTGGGATCAGATTTTGCTCAGAGTCAGGACTTCGATTACAATGTTGGAACCGACAATTACCCTGATCACATTGACCCAACTGATACTGGTTTTCTGATTCAATCCAACAATACACCGGCGTTTAATTGTGGCATAGCGAATATTCTAGTTCAAGGAGAAGCAAGCAAGACTGGCAGCAGGCTTGTAAACTCTGCCAATAGTCGCACGATTGGGACTTCTTTTGAGTTCGGGCAATTGGTTGATGGGGTTTCGCCGGCTACGAGGACAGAGTTGATGCAGACCTATATAGAGTTTTTTGACGGTGGCGGTATTGTCCAAGACTTGACTTTAGCAGAGAATGGCGGAGGACAGGCAACTGATACGTTTACTAGTTCAGCTTCAGTTAGCTCAGCACAATTATTCCGGTTTAGTCTAACAGCATCAGGAGAAGCAGCTAATATCGGCTCAAGCTTAACTTTAGGGATAACAACTACAGGAATAGTGACGGGTGATTTTGCCAATCTTCAACTGGTACAGGATACAAATAATAATGGAGGTGTAGATACAGGAGAAAATGCAGTTGGAACACTAGAAAATCCATTAGACATAAATAACGGAATAACCTTCTCAAGTTTCACAGTACCACTGGGGACCATGGGATACATCTTCACTGGAGATGTGAACAATTTGACAGCAGGAGATCAATTAACGGTCTCATTACCTGTGGGAAACATAACGAACGTCACAGGAGCTACGAGTGGGCAACCCATCATCCCGACAGGCTCAGTAAGTTCAGCGACACATTTGGTCGACGGTTTTACTCCGCAAGGTAGCCCGAACGTGACATTTCTTGACAATGTTAACGATTATCCATCCGTTGGGTATAACGATTGCTGGGGATACACTGCGCCTGATGGAAGAGAATATGCTCTATTAGGTGTACAAAATGGAACAAGTATTATTGACATTACAGATTCCGGTAATGCTGCTGAAGTTGTATTTATTTCAAGCCCAACATCGATCTGGAAAGATATAAAAACATTTCAAAACTTCGCTTATGTAGTTAACGAAACCAGTGGGGGTATGCAAATCATCGATTTATCCAATTTGCCAAACTCTGCTACACTTGTTGGGACATATACTGGAATTAGCACCTCACATAATATTTATATTGACGAAGCCAATGCCATTCTCTATGCTGAAGGAAGCGCTTCTGAACCGGTTCGAACAATCAGTCTTGCGAATCCTATAAATCCCGTCCAAATTTCTCAGTTTGGTATTGAATGCCATGATATATACGCAAGAGATGGTATTGTTTATGTATCTGAAGGAACTCTCGGTTCTATAGGAATTTTCGATTTAGCGGTTCCCGCCACACCAGTTTTTGTTGAGCGGATTCAAATTCCTAATGCGGGCTATGTTCATAATGCCTGGCTTAGTGATGACGGAAACTTCCTGATGACAACAGAAGAAACCCAAGGTAAAACGGTTAAGCTTTTTGATATTCAAGACTTAGGCAATGCCTCGATTACTGACGAATATCTCGGGCCCGGCAATTTAGCACATAATGCTCATATCAAAGGCAATTTCGCATATATTTCTCATTATGCAGATGGCCTGAGAATTGTAGATATTACCGATCCCAATAACATTTTTGAAGCTGGATTTTTTGACACCTCTCCTTCGGGAGGCGGATTTAACGGTGCCTGGGGTGCTTTCCCGTTCTTTCCATCTGGAAAAATACTCATCTCTGATATACAGAGTGGGCTTTATGTGGTCAGTTTTGATCCTGGCTCTCCACCTTCACCCCTTGTCTTTCGCGTCGAACGTTCCACTGGCGATGTGTTTGCCCAGGGTTCCTTCATTCCAAGCGGTGCTGACTTAGCCGAGCGCATCAATGTTTCCGAACCAGTAGAAGCTGGCGACATTGTTGAACTCGATCCTACCGTGCCCGGATATTATCGTAAAGCTCGTGGCAACAGCCAATTAATCGCCGGTATCATAACAACAGATCCAGGATTTATCTTGGGAAATAATCCAGTGGAAATGGATGCAGCATCCGCATCAGTTGAAGTGAAAACTTCGAAAATAAAGATATCCAGCCGACCCATGCTCGTACTGATGGGCAGAGTTCCGGTCAAGGCAACAACCGAGAATGGACAGATTCATCCAGGAGACTTGTTGACAATATCCAACAAGCCCGGTTTTGCCATGCGGTGTGCTGAAGCTAAAGAGTGTGAAGGGGTGATAATCGGCAAAGCGCTGGAAGGTTTGGAAAGTGGGGAAGGATTGATCCTGGTGTTGGTTATGGCACATTAG
- a CDS encoding GNAT family N-acetyltransferase, translating to MNSTKTYNIQPAVIEDYHGIQSLLGSVNLPIEGVQEHFNHFITLYEGEKLVGLVGLEIYEDKAILRSLAVNRNRQGEGYGRLLTDKIIQQAHSEGISELYLLTETAETFFARFGFETISRDLVDRKVKTAIQFQYLCPVSAPCMRLELDNQK from the coding sequence ATGAATTCGACCAAAACATACAACATCCAACCCGCAGTAATAGAAGACTATCATGGCATTCAATCGCTTCTTGGATCAGTGAATTTGCCTATTGAAGGGGTTCAGGAGCATTTCAATCATTTTATAACACTTTACGAAGGTGAGAAATTGGTTGGTCTTGTAGGGTTGGAAATTTATGAGGATAAAGCGATCCTTCGTTCATTAGCGGTAAACAGAAACCGCCAGGGTGAGGGTTATGGTCGTCTGTTAACTGACAAGATTATACAGCAGGCTCACAGCGAAGGGATCTCAGAGTTATATTTACTTACCGAAACCGCAGAAACTTTTTTTGCAAGATTTGGCTTCGAAACCATTTCAAGGGATTTAGTAGATCGCAAAGTGAAGACTGCAATTCAGTTTCAATACTTATGTCCGGTAAGTGCACCCTGTATGAGATTAGAGTTAGATAATCAAAAATAA
- a CDS encoding type II toxin-antitoxin system PemK/MazF family toxin codes for MNIERGCFYLADLNPQRGKEAGKTRPVLVLQTDLLNVAKHPSTIVIPVTSNIEENAEPLRVRIPKGSKGFQVDSDLMIDQVRAIDNRRLYKYKNNHLIKKIAHADWQLMQKIEKCIKMVCDLN; via the coding sequence ATGAATATTGAACGTGGCTGTTTCTATTTAGCTGATCTGAATCCACAAAGAGGTAAGGAAGCAGGAAAGACTCGTCCAGTGTTAGTATTGCAGACAGATTTATTGAATGTAGCTAAACATCCTTCTACTATCGTTATTCCTGTTACATCAAATATAGAAGAGAATGCCGAACCATTGCGGGTTCGAATACCTAAGGGAAGTAAAGGATTTCAAGTCGATTCAGATCTTATGATCGATCAAGTTCGCGCAATTGACAACCGTCGATTGTATAAATACAAAAACAATCATTTAATTAAGAAAATTGCACACGCGGATTGGCAATTAATGCAAAAAATTGAAAAATGTATTAAAATGGTTTGCGACCTGAATTAA